In a genomic window of Helianthus annuus cultivar XRQ/B chromosome 10, HanXRQr2.0-SUNRISE, whole genome shotgun sequence:
- the LOC110886887 gene encoding LETM1 domain-containing protein mdm28, mitochondrial-like, with the protein MNTVRRCASVSNDEIRGSIKLFNDELTLDNISRPQLVNMCKYNAIGLFGTYAYVRYMLRKRLQETLGCITTHGKAYIFIKVSIKIKNNTLKENGRMEVKL; encoded by the exons ATGAACACG GTTAGGCGTTGTGCAAGTGTTTCCAATGATGAAATTCGGGGATCTATCAAGTTGTTCAATGATGAGCTCACCTTGGATAACATCAGTAG ACCTCAGTTGGTGAATATGTGCAAATATAATGCCATCGGCCTGTTTGGAACATATGCATACGTGCGTTATATGCTTCGTAAGAGGCTGCAAGA GACCCTTGGCTGTATTACAACGCATGGGAAAGCTTATATCTTCATTAAAGT TTCTATCAAGATCAAAAACAATACGTTGAAGGAAAATGGAAGGATGGAGGTCAAGTTATAA